From Patescibacteria group bacterium, a single genomic window includes:
- the ligA gene encoding NAD-dependent DNA ligase LigA, which yields MNKKEAKSRIEKLKEEINHHRYLYHVLDKPVISDAALDSLKHELELLEKAFPEYLTPDSPTQRVGGKPLDKFSKVQHATRMLSLNDIFSKEELLEWEERNKKLLPSTSKINYYTEVKMDGLALSLKYSNGLLKQGSTRGDGRVGEDVTQNIKTIQSIPLRINIDSLDKKVSLQAKKEIIVRGEVFMATADFQKLNQEQVKKGESEFANPRNAAAGSIRQLDSNIAGSRRLSFMAYDLVTDLGQKTHKEAHKILQRLGFRAGEENNDSLNSFCDDLSAVEEFYRNISKKRKQLPFWIDGIVININDLNIYQRLGVVGKAPRGAVAYKFPSEQAVTIVEDIQVQIGRTGALTPVAHLTPVRVAGSTVSRATLHNEDEIERLGLKIGDTVIIQKAGDIIPDIVEVLPKMRTGKEKKFVMPKICPMCGSKVLRKEGEVAHYCTNKNCFAVQRESIYHFVSKKAFDIEGLGPKIIDSLFENNLIKNVVDIFDLTFDELKSLERFAEKSAENTIKAINNSKNITLARFIYALGIRHIGEETAIDLADSFGNIDKLKKVNQDDLSNIHDIGGVMADSIVKYFKDQNNLDIINGLLERGVKLINPVSRKHTAITGKSFVVTGTLNSLSREEIKEKIRVAGGKVSSSVSKQTDYLIYGDNPGSKYEKAKKLGITAVSEPEFLAMLE from the coding sequence ATGAATAAAAAAGAAGCAAAATCGCGCATCGAAAAATTGAAAGAAGAAATCAACCATCACCGGTATCTATATCATGTTTTAGATAAACCGGTGATTTCTGATGCGGCTTTGGATTCTTTAAAACACGAATTAGAACTCCTTGAAAAAGCGTTTCCTGAATATTTAACACCTGATTCACCAACACAGAGAGTAGGTGGAAAGCCACTGGATAAATTCAGTAAAGTTCAGCACGCGACAAGAATGCTGTCACTTAATGATATTTTTTCCAAAGAGGAGCTTCTGGAATGGGAGGAGAGAAATAAAAAACTTTTACCGTCAACAAGTAAAATAAATTATTATACCGAAGTCAAAATGGACGGCTTGGCACTTTCATTGAAGTACAGTAATGGCCTACTGAAGCAGGGTTCGACAAGGGGAGACGGCAGAGTAGGGGAAGATGTAACTCAAAATATTAAAACCATTCAATCAATACCTTTGCGGATCAACATTGATTCATTGGATAAAAAAGTCAGTCTGCAGGCAAAAAAAGAAATAATCGTGCGGGGTGAAGTATTCATGGCGACGGCTGATTTTCAAAAACTGAATCAGGAGCAGGTAAAAAAAGGTGAGTCGGAATTTGCCAATCCCCGTAATGCGGCCGCGGGCTCAATCCGCCAATTGGATTCTAATATTGCCGGATCGCGCAGGTTAAGCTTTATGGCGTATGACCTTGTCACTGATCTTGGCCAGAAAACACATAAGGAGGCTCATAAAATTCTTCAGCGCCTAGGTTTCAGGGCGGGGGAAGAAAATAATGATTCGCTGAATAGTTTTTGTGATGATTTGTCTGCTGTTGAGGAATTTTACCGGAATATCAGCAAGAAAAGGAAACAACTTCCATTTTGGATCGACGGAATTGTAATCAATATCAATGATCTGAATATTTATCAGAGATTAGGTGTGGTCGGAAAGGCTCCGCGCGGTGCTGTCGCATACAAGTTTCCCAGCGAACAGGCCGTGACGATCGTCGAAGATATCCAGGTGCAAATCGGGCGGACAGGGGCGCTGACTCCCGTTGCACATCTTACGCCGGTTAGAGTTGCGGGCAGTACAGTTTCGAGAGCAACACTGCATAATGAGGATGAAATTGAAAGGCTCGGTTTGAAGATCGGCGATACTGTGATTATTCAAAAAGCGGGCGATATAATTCCTGACATTGTCGAAGTCCTGCCGAAAATGCGAACCGGAAAAGAAAAAAAATTTGTCATGCCAAAGATCTGCCCGATGTGCGGATCAAAGGTACTGCGTAAAGAGGGGGAGGTCGCGCATTATTGTACTAACAAAAATTGCTTTGCCGTACAAAGGGAAAGTATTTACCATTTTGTTTCCAAAAAGGCGTTTGATATTGAAGGATTGGGTCCAAAAATAATTGACAGTTTATTTGAAAACAATCTGATAAAAAATGTTGTAGATATTTTTGATTTAACATTTGATGAATTAAAATCATTGGAAAGGTTTGCGGAAAAATCAGCGGAAAATACTATTAAAGCGATTAATAATTCGAAAAACATTACACTGGCCCGTTTTATTTATGCCTTGGGCATCCGCCATATCGGAGAAGAAACTGCAATTGATTTGGCGGATAGTTTTGGTAACATTGATAAATTGAAAAAAGTAAATCAGGATGACTTAAGCAATATTCATGATATCGGCGGAGTAATGGCGGATTCAATTGTAAAATATTTTAAGGATCAAAATAATTTAGATATAATCAATGGACTGCTTGAAAGAGGTGTAAAACTGATTAATCCAGTATCCAGAAAACATACGGCAATTACAGGAAAGAGCTTTGTTGTTACCGGCACGCTCAACTCGCTTTCCCGGGAGGAAATAAAAGAAAAAATCAGAGTGGCAGGAGGTAAGGTGTCCAGTTCGGTTAGTAAGCAGACGGATTATTTGATCTATGGTGATAATCCTGGTTCAAAGTATGAAAAAGCGAAAAAACTTGGTATTACTGCTGTTTCTGAACCGGAATTTCTTGCCATGCTGGAGTAA
- a CDS encoding pilus assembly PilX N-terminal domain-containing protein produces MIYTFKNLGNRILRSKGRPGQALLFSLLIMASITAAGVGFATLIISQIRSAENIENSISATYAAESGLEKALHIVKSNRNDADKTLDNTINDIKAVSKTFSTPGLNVDFDELGTTSEEISNKFSLVQDESKQIDLYNPDIPDQNNQIKYLYLSWDNNPVSTSKTNYNAGYGTGSEWVEVSWTGWNLAGDSFENVEKVLIASDGLVYSDDPSGGLLFSSLCPTTSFVQCTLVDLVLPVTPVLTNFQVRIKALYTNIDDIEVKALDSAGQFVNIPSRVKIKTIGNYGRTQQALNASMPWKIPISGLFDYVLFSQEQINKAPETNYQTSGPIEIERGITSGDSCDCISLPDLCSDYDTCRGSYTGCQDDYPGEGLNFTAEYWRPWLYCDKNITADIGNDISASGWGSCQLYYLPGACSGTQEKAQIKKNIEADDLPFDEGDYYVSLRALYNSNQNSELLKVTIEDGTCGLVDPCQTINVKDLFATMANPAVTEYKTCVSQTKLHLKPNDKILFEYGDGDEKNTVNLDWYQFSNGIPPGVSERCDSDFTPLRIQAEDGIPRVETASACSCNDVACNPLGACIELGWTPASFGDLETPLAECFKYNNETIFPPEAWDKEFNRANGWGSCLLNSDRWIKYEVPAGVSSGPYYLSARVGFTNDAGNIVKAEVYDEVGVLTETFVSNDLWGSANVPENAFVECTFPSHIFLESGYEIKLSATNSDVFIDWFEISDTPPGYQSCNGSPIPQG; encoded by the coding sequence ATGATATATACTTTTAAAAATTTAGGTAATCGTATCCTCAGATCCAAAGGCAGACCCGGACAGGCTTTGCTATTTTCTTTATTGATTATGGCCAGTATTACGGCGGCCGGAGTTGGATTTGCAACGCTGATTATCAGTCAAATCAGATCGGCAGAAAATATTGAAAACTCTATATCGGCTACATACGCCGCAGAAAGCGGACTGGAAAAAGCTTTACATATTGTTAAATCAAATCGGAATGATGCTGATAAGACACTTGATAATACAATTAATGATATCAAAGCAGTTTCAAAAACTTTTTCAACACCCGGATTAAATGTTGACTTTGATGAATTAGGAACGACCAGTGAGGAAATTAGCAATAAGTTTTCACTTGTGCAGGACGAGTCAAAACAGATAGATTTATATAATCCAGATATTCCCGACCAGAATAACCAAATCAAATATTTGTATTTATCGTGGGATAATAACCCGGTATCAACAAGTAAAACAAATTATAATGCCGGTTATGGGACTGGTTCAGAATGGGTTGAGGTCAGCTGGACGGGGTGGAATTTAGCGGGGGATTCTTTTGAAAACGTGGAAAAGGTATTGATTGCCAGTGACGGGCTTGTATACAGCGATGATCCTTCGGGAGGGTTATTATTTTCGTCACTTTGTCCTACGACATCATTTGTTCAATGTACGCTCGTTGATCTGGTTCTGCCGGTAACTCCGGTACTAACCAATTTCCAAGTCAGGATTAAAGCACTTTATACAAATATTGACGACATTGAAGTGAAAGCGCTTGATTCCGCGGGTCAATTTGTGAATATTCCGTCGAGAGTCAAAATAAAAACGATCGGCAATTACGGGCGTACTCAGCAGGCACTCAATGCATCCATGCCGTGGAAGATTCCGATTTCTGGGTTGTTTGATTATGTTCTTTTTTCTCAGGAACAGATAAATAAAGCGCCGGAAACAAACTATCAGACATCAGGGCCGATTGAAATTGAGCGGGGGATTACTTCGGGTGATTCGTGCGACTGTATCTCTCTTCCGGATCTTTGTTCTGACTATGACACTTGCCGCGGTTCGTATACGGGTTGCCAGGATGATTATCCTGGGGAAGGATTAAATTTCACAGCGGAATATTGGAGGCCTTGGTTGTATTGTGACAAAAACATAACTGCTGATATAGGGAATGATATTTCCGCAAGCGGCTGGGGTTCATGCCAATTATATTATCTTCCAGGGGCGTGTTCTGGAACTCAAGAAAAAGCACAGATCAAAAAGAATATCGAAGCTGATGATTTACCATTTGATGAGGGAGATTACTACGTATCATTGAGGGCTCTATATAATTCAAACCAGAATTCAGAATTATTAAAGGTTACTATTGAAGATGGCACTTGTGGTTTGGTTGATCCCTGCCAGACAATCAATGTGAAAGATTTGTTTGCCACGATGGCTAACCCGGCGGTGACGGAATACAAAACTTGTGTTTCACAAACAAAATTGCATTTGAAGCCAAATGATAAAATATTATTTGAATATGGGGATGGTGATGAGAAAAATACTGTAAATCTGGACTGGTACCAGTTTTCTAATGGCATCCCGCCGGGAGTGTCGGAAAGATGTGATTCCGATTTTACTCCGCTACGGATACAGGCGGAAGATGGAATACCGAGAGTTGAAACAGCTTCAGCCTGCTCATGCAATGATGTTGCTTGTAATCCATTAGGAGCTTGTATTGAACTTGGTTGGACACCTGCTTCATTTGGAGATTTGGAAACACCTTTAGCAGAATGTTTCAAGTATAATAACGAAACAATTTTCCCGCCTGAAGCATGGGATAAGGAGTTTAACCGTGCTAACGGTTGGGGCTCATGCTTATTAAACAGTGATCGGTGGATAAAATATGAGGTGCCAGCTGGTGTCAGTTCTGGTCCTTACTATCTTTCTGCGCGAGTTGGGTTCACCAACGATGCTGGAAATATTGTTAAAGCAGAGGTATATGATGAAGTGGGGGTATTAACTGAAACATTTGTATCAAATGATTTGTGGGGATCTGCAAATGTTCCTGAAAATGCATTTGTAGAATGTACATTCCCAAGTCATATATTCCTGGAATCAGGTTACGAAATTAAACTATCCGCAACAAACAGTGATGTTTTTATAGACTGGTTTGAAATATCAGATACTCCTCCCGGCTATCAGAGCTGTAATGGTTCGCCAATCCCACAAGGATAA
- a CDS encoding type II secretion system protein: protein MIKKIARKILNQSAPGFSLMEMVVVLAVFSMTALMAVDLFVTVTNVQRQVRNLQVVQSDARFVMESIAREAQVGTIDYDFYRGHCEGGTDEEGINYTSCISDADCNGVFGECINIDISAGPVNILATKDQENKQVIYRYDSASEEIEVCSNSSFYRNRCSAEINWQVVTPEKVRISLLSLYIFPHSDPFSIPTGCSVDSDCYPEICTDNLCAIPDVQPMVTIVMNSKVGEGIEGEEVNLQTTVTSMIFRR, encoded by the coding sequence ATGATCAAAAAGATTGCTAGAAAAATACTGAATCAATCCGCGCCGGGATTTTCTTTGATGGAAATGGTGGTGGTTTTAGCTGTGTTTTCAATGACAGCACTGATGGCTGTTGATTTATTTGTGACCGTTACGAATGTTCAGAGGCAAGTGCGCAATCTCCAGGTAGTACAGAGTGATGCCAGATTTGTTATGGAGTCAATTGCCCGGGAGGCGCAGGTAGGCACTATTGATTATGATTTTTATCGGGGCCATTGCGAGGGGGGAACTGACGAAGAGGGAATTAACTATACTTCTTGTATTAGCGATGCAGATTGCAATGGGGTATTTGGCGAGTGCATAAACATTGATATATCTGCCGGACCTGTAAATATATTGGCCACAAAGGATCAGGAGAATAAGCAAGTGATTTATCGGTATGATTCAGCTAGTGAAGAAATAGAAGTTTGTTCCAACAGTTCTTTTTACCGAAATCGTTGTTCAGCGGAAATTAACTGGCAAGTGGTTACTCCGGAAAAAGTCAGAATTTCATTGTTATCTTTGTACATCTTTCCGCATTCCGACCCTTTTTCAATACCAACGGGTTGTTCGGTTGATTCTGATTGTTATCCGGAAATTTGTACTGATAATCTGTGTGCAATACCGGACGTCCAGCCGATGGTAACAATTGTTATGAACAGTAAAGTGGGTGAGGGGATAGAGGGGGAAGAGGTAAATCTTCAAACTACTGTAACTTCAATGATTTTCCGAAGATAA
- a CDS encoding prepilin-type N-terminal cleavage/methylation domain-containing protein → MIIKRITKNNKGQSLIELVVAISIILVGVISTLVLTMATIRGGTASEMQTIAGNLAREGMEVVKQQRYNNWLKIESNSLDFTAWDTGLNDVTPSYVYLARFNPNVTPASWSLDSNGEDTTADPCITSERCRIYLENGIYRHKLSGETIDVTLATPFSRTIIIKSICQKSDGAVENYREEAVCLADEIKVGVQVLINVVWQERGSTNTTNSVTLEDHLYNWK, encoded by the coding sequence ATGATTATCAAACGAATCACAAAAAATAATAAGGGACAGAGTCTGATAGAACTGGTGGTTGCCATCAGTATCATTCTAGTTGGGGTAATCAGCACACTGGTTCTGACCATGGCTACGATCAGGGGAGGTACAGCGAGCGAAATGCAGACGATCGCCGGTAATCTTGCCCGCGAAGGTATGGAAGTAGTCAAGCAACAAAGGTACAACAACTGGTTAAAAATTGAATCTAATTCATTAGATTTTACGGCTTGGGACACTGGTTTAAATGATGTAACTCCAAGTTATGTTTATTTGGCCAGATTCAATCCCAATGTGACACCGGCGTCCTGGAGTTTGGACTCCAACGGTGAAGATACGACCGCGGACCCGTGTATCACTAGTGAAAGATGCCGAATTTATCTGGAAAATGGAATATACCGGCACAAGTTATCAGGGGAAACGATTGATGTAACTCTAGCAACACCTTTTTCTAGGACGATTATAATAAAATCAATATGTCAGAAGTCAGATGGAGCAGTAGAAAATTATCGAGAAGAAGCAGTTTGCCTTGCTGATGAAATAAAAGTTGGCGTGCAGGTGTTAATAAACGTTGTGTGGCAAGAAAGAGGATCAACTAATACAACTAACAGTGTAACTCTTGAGGATCATTTGTATAATTGGAAGTAG
- a CDS encoding prepilin-type N-terminal cleavage/methylation domain-containing protein has protein sequence MKYFSLKKRNGYTLLELLISISIFVIISVVVVNNFRQGQKMDDLRTGAVELVNNFREVQNLGMSGQVVKVCKGGDRNLLSCTNDTECESLIPPNGTCGLVPIGGFGIVLDKLVDDSSARCHESTLMECPTTYTLFADIGGITGKFNAGTDIPLDGKENYSLPNNVRIKDYLIKCSWINSPGDSLCPDADFNGIDVSFRPPKPTPFFVLHIDDPVIYYEQTIKILLEHKTTHKCRMVMINGVSGEVSESANPGCLLQNL, from the coding sequence ATGAAGTATTTCAGTCTGAAAAAAAGAAACGGTTACACATTACTGGAATTACTGATTTCCATATCAATTTTTGTAATCATCTCCGTGGTGGTGGTGAACAACTTCCGACAAGGTCAGAAAATGGATGACTTAAGAACCGGTGCGGTGGAATTGGTTAATAATTTTCGTGAAGTCCAGAATTTGGGAATGTCCGGTCAGGTAGTAAAAGTCTGCAAAGGCGGAGATCGAAATTTACTGTCCTGTACGAATGATACTGAATGCGAAAGTTTAATCCCTCCAAATGGAACTTGCGGTTTGGTTCCGATCGGGGGGTTTGGTATAGTATTAGACAAGCTTGTTGATGATAGTTCTGCCAGATGTCATGAATCAACATTAATGGAGTGTCCGACAACTTATACACTTTTTGCTGATATCGGAGGTATAACGGGAAAGTTTAATGCAGGGACTGATATTCCATTGGATGGAAAAGAAAATTACTCTTTACCCAATAACGTTAGGATAAAAGACTATCTAATAAAGTGTTCCTGGATAAATTCTCCCGGGGATTCACTATGTCCCGATGCTGATTTTAATGGAATTGATGTTTCTTTCCGTCCCCCAAAACCAACACCATTTTTTGTTTTACATATAGATGATCCGGTAATTTATTATGAACAAACAATAAAAATATTGCTTGAGCACAAAACTACCCACAAATGTCGTATGGTTATGATTAATGGTGTTTCAGGTGAGGTAAGTGAGTCAGCAAACCCTGGGTGTTTATTACAGAATCTGTAA
- a CDS encoding prepilin peptidase, with product MFEVIALVFGLIIGSFLNVVIYRMKHKKSFLKGRSFCTHCKKSLSVLDLVPVFSFVFLRGKCRYCKKSISKQYPLVELATGLVFLVLYLKFGLTLEFFLYALYSVFLIIIFVYDLLYYLILDSVSIPAIIIGFIGSLMLGFSLTNILIGGIIGLSFFLLQFVISKGKWIGGGDLRLGLMCGFMVGWPKILPLLVITYISGAIISVGLLASKKKKWQDSVPLGIFLTLATLIVLLFGDQIIDWYTIY from the coding sequence ATGTTCGAAGTAATTGCATTAGTTTTCGGTCTGATCATTGGCAGTTTTTTAAATGTCGTGATCTATCGGATGAAACACAAAAAAAGCTTTCTGAAAGGAAGGTCTTTTTGTACGCATTGTAAAAAATCATTATCAGTTTTGGATCTGGTCCCTGTTTTCAGTTTTGTGTTTTTGCGCGGGAAATGCCGTTATTGCAAAAAAAGCATTTCCAAGCAGTATCCTTTGGTTGAGCTTGCGACTGGATTGGTATTTCTTGTGCTGTATCTAAAATTCGGTCTGACCTTGGAATTTTTTCTATATGCGCTGTATTCTGTATTTCTGATTATTATATTTGTTTACGATTTGCTCTACTATCTGATACTGGATTCTGTTTCAATCCCAGCGATTATTATTGGGTTTATCGGATCATTAATGCTTGGATTTTCACTGACGAATATCCTGATTGGTGGTATAATAGGGTTGAGTTTTTTCCTACTGCAGTTCGTAATTTCCAAGGGAAAATGGATCGGTGGGGGGGATTTAAGACTGGGATTGATGTGCGGGTTCATGGTGGGGTGGCCCAAAATTCTACCTCTACTTGTCATAACATATATCAGCGGTGCAATCATATCTGTTGGGTTGCTGGCATCCAAAAAAAAGAAATGGCAGGACTCTGTGCCCTTGGGAATATTCCTAACATTAGCAACGCTCATAGTGTTGTTGTTTGGGGATCAGATTATTGACTGGTATACTATTTACTAA
- a CDS encoding sugar transferase, translated as MQFFRNLLKYIFDLVVALMLLIPAVLFSIVIGMIIKFDSKGPVFYRQKRYGRNNKPFMMYKFRTMIVGADKQQTALQSKNEASGFLFKMATDPRQTNVGRSLRGTGLDEIPQIFNVLKGEMSLVGPRPLPTSDVDFSKLQVQPDLYQKWEIRMKARPGITGLWQVNPGDHSFANMLELDEKYVENFSLVTDFEIIVRTAQMALSGIFPKLIRNPKNDPGINKKFQTVNKK; from the coding sequence ATGCAATTCTTTCGCAACCTGTTAAAATACATTTTTGATCTTGTTGTTGCTCTGATGTTGCTTATACCAGCGGTGCTTTTTAGTATTGTAATAGGGATGATAATTAAATTTGATTCTAAAGGGCCCGTGTTTTACAGACAGAAGAGGTATGGCAGAAATAACAAGCCGTTTATGATGTATAAATTCAGAACGATGATCGTGGGTGCTGACAAGCAACAAACCGCATTGCAATCCAAAAATGAAGCGTCCGGTTTTTTGTTTAAAATGGCAACAGATCCTCGGCAAACTAATGTCGGACGATCACTCCGAGGTACCGGGTTAGATGAAATTCCACAAATATTTAATGTTTTAAAAGGGGAGATGAGTTTGGTCGGCCCTCGCCCGCTGCCAACTAGTGATGTTGATTTCAGTAAATTACAGGTTCAACCGGACCTCTATCAAAAATGGGAAATACGTATGAAAGCCAGGCCGGGGATTACCGGATTATGGCAGGTGAACCCCGGCGATCATTCATTTGCTAATATGTTGGAATTGGATGAAAAATATGTTGAGAATTTTTCACTGGTGACTGATTTTGAAATCATTGTCAGAACTGCTCAGATGGCTTTAAGTGGCATTTTCCCGAAGCTTATCCGAAATCCTAAAAATGACCCCGGGATAAATAAAAAATTTCAAACTGTAAATAAAAAATAA
- a CDS encoding glycosyltransferase: MKILLNSRADLNSKPGGDTLQINKTAEYLRKLDVAVDISTEMQPDLSKYDIVHLFNITRPHETYAQFQNAQNQNKPVVLTPLYQNFDEWDRKGRYGLQSIFMKLIPDKNSKELFKLSLRAITNIHLYQQYFYQLINGYVQQQQKVLNNVNALLLNSTLEMNLLENDLGIHNKYFIVPNGIDADFADVNPDLFRQKYGIQDFVLCVANFSSIKNHIKSLKALKNTGIKLVLIGKPQKNHRKYFRHINKTANNNSNILLITDASKDLIKSAYASAKVHVLPSWFETCGLVSLEAGLAGCNVVSTDRGYAKEYLGNFAKYCDPADVSSIKNSVLDALKSPKSDNLKNHILANFSWGKTAQKTLVVYQNIINATGK; encoded by the coding sequence ATGAAAATTCTTTTAAACAGTAGGGCCGACCTAAACAGTAAACCGGGCGGTGATACCCTGCAAATAAATAAAACTGCAGAATATCTGAGAAAGCTGGATGTGGCTGTTGATATTTCAACGGAAATGCAGCCGGATTTGTCGAAATACGATATTGTGCATCTTTTTAATATTACCCGACCGCATGAAACGTATGCCCAGTTTCAAAATGCTCAAAATCAAAATAAGCCGGTTGTACTTACTCCCCTCTATCAAAATTTTGACGAGTGGGACCGTAAAGGCAGATATGGATTACAAAGTATTTTCATGAAGTTAATTCCGGATAAAAATAGTAAAGAACTATTTAAGCTATCATTGAGAGCAATAACAAATATTCATTTATATCAACAATACTTCTATCAACTTATCAATGGTTATGTACAGCAACAGCAAAAAGTACTGAATAATGTTAATGCCCTGCTTCTAAACTCCACACTGGAAATGAATCTACTGGAAAATGATTTAGGAATACATAATAAATATTTTATTGTACCAAATGGAATTGACGCGGATTTTGCAGATGTTAATCCGGATTTATTCAGACAAAAATATGGTATTCAAGATTTTGTGCTCTGTGTTGCCAACTTCTCCAGCATTAAGAACCATATTAAATCACTCAAAGCATTAAAAAATACCGGCATAAAATTAGTACTGATTGGAAAACCACAGAAAAATCACAGAAAATATTTTCGACATATTAATAAAACAGCAAACAATAATTCAAATATTTTACTGATTACCGATGCTTCAAAAGATTTGATAAAATCAGCCTATGCATCCGCCAAGGTGCATGTATTACCCAGCTGGTTCGAAACATGCGGATTAGTCAGTTTAGAAGCGGGGCTGGCAGGTTGTAATGTTGTAAGCACTGACCGGGGTTACGCAAAAGAGTATTTAGGCAATTTCGCAAAATACTGTGATCCGGCAGATGTTAGCTCAATAAAAAACTCCGTGCTTGATGCATTAAAATCTCCAAAATCAGATAATCTAAAGAATCATATATTAGCAAACTTCTCCTGGGGAAAAACCGCTCAAAAAACACTGGTGGTTTATCAAAACATTATCAATGCAACTGGTAAATAA